A window of the Salarias fasciatus chromosome 7, fSalaFa1.1, whole genome shotgun sequence genome harbors these coding sequences:
- the klhdc4 gene encoding kelch domain-containing protein 4 isoform X1 produces the protein MGKKGKKEKKVKGAEKTAAKMEKKVSKRSKREEEDLEALIAEFQTLDAKKTQVVETTCPPPSPRLNASFSAHPEKDELILFGGEFFNGKKTYLYNDLFFYNIKKNCWVKSEIPNPPPPRCSHQAVVVPQGGGQLWVFGGEFASPNGEQFYHYKDLWVLHLSTHTWENIKAPGGPSGRSGHRMVLSKRQLLVFGGFHESTRDFIYYNDVYTFSLDSFSWSRLAPSGSAPCPRSACQLTSTPDGTGVIVYGGYSKVRVKKEVEKGTIHTDMFLLKRDGKEGQEKWSWSRVSPSGSKPHPRSGFSLAVGPGGRAVLFGGVCDEEEEETLEGDFYNDLYLYDTVKNRWFPGLLRGNRTEKKKRRRGKKAGAEGDAAEKEQDEEEAAPQGPTEVVKEIVTEDGTVMTIKEVIPGLHEEEQDDDEDEDEEDDAGSAAAPLVEPCPRSSAMATARQGKLFLYGGMFEVGDRQFTLNDLYCLDLHKMEQWEVLVEMDPKTQEWLEESESEGDDDEEEEEEAAKGAEGEDEESEEESEEEEDEEEHPAVQEGETATDYQARTEQYWIKVARRNMGPDPKDKKVAKVAQAMAKVFYEDQ, from the exons atggggaaaaaaggaaaaaaggagaaaaaggtAAAAGGAGCGGAGAAAACAGCCgcgaaaatggagaaaaaagtgTCAAAGAGGTCCAAACGAGAGGAG GAGGATTTAGAGGCTTTAATAGCGGAGTTTCAGACTCTCGATGCAAAGAAAACTCAAGTTGTAGAGACGACCTGTCCGCCTCCATCACCAAG attgaaTGCATCTTTCTCTGCTCATCCTGAAAAAGATGAGCTAATTCTGTTCGGAGGAGAATTCTTCAATGGAAAGAAG accTATCTGTACAATGATCTGTTTTTTTACAACATTAAGAAGAACTGCTGGGTTAAATCAGAGATTCCCAACCCACCTCCACCACGCTGCTCCCACCAG GCGGTGGTAGTTCCCCAGGGTGGTGGGCAGCTCTGGGTCTTCGGGGGGGAGTTCGCCTCACCAAATGGGGAGCAGTTCTACCACTACAAGGACCTCTGGGTGCTTCACCTGTCTACACACACCTGGGAAAACATCAA gGCGCCTGGTGGTCCGTCGGGCCGCAGCGGCCACAGGATGGTCCTCAGCAAGAggcagctgctggtgtttggaGGTTTCCATGAAAGCACAAG GGATTTCATCTACTACAATGACGTCTACACTTTCTCCCTGGACTCCTTCTCCTGGTCCCGCCTCGCGccgtctggctccgccccctgcccTCGGTCCGCCTGCCAGTTGACCTCCACGCCGGACGGCACGGGCGTCATCGTGTACGGGGGTTACTCCAAAGTG agggtgaagaaggaggtggagaagggGACGATCCACACCGACATGTTTCTCCTGAAGAGGGACGGCAAAGAAGGCCAAG AGaagtggtcctggtccagggtCAGCCCCTCAGGCAGCAAGCCGCACCCCCGCTCAGGTTTCTCCCTGGCGGTGGGCCCGGGGGGGCGGGCGGTGCTGTTCGGGGGGGTTtgtgacgaggaggaggaggagactctgGAGGGGGACTTCTACAACGACCTGTACCTGTACGACACGGTGAAGAACCGCTGGTTCCCCGGCCTGCTGCGG GGAAACAGGACGGAGAAGAAGAAACGACGGAGGGGCAAGAAGGCCGGAGCAGAGGGGGATGCAGCGGAGAaggagcaggacgaggaggaggcggcgcctCAAGGGCCCACCGAGGTCGTCAAGGAGATCGTGACAGAGGACGGCACCGTGATGACCATCAAGGAGGTGATCCCCGGACTCcacgaggaggagcaggacgacgacgaagacgaggatgaggaggacgacG CAGGGTCTGCGGCGGCGCCCCTGGTGGAGCCCTGCCCGCGCTCCAGCGCCATGGCGACGGCGCGCCAGGGGAAGCTCTTCCTGTACGGCGGGATGTTCGAGGTGGGCGACCGCCAGTTCACCCTGAACGACCTCTACTGCCTGGACCTGCACAAGATGGAGCAGTGGGAGGTTCTGGTGGAAATGGATCCCA AGACGCAGGAGTGGCTGGAAGAGTCTGAGTCAGAGggcgatgatgatgaagaggaggaggaagaggcggcgAAGGGAGCAGAAGGGGAGGAtgaggagtcagaggaggagagcgaagaggaggaag ATGAAGAGGAGCACCCCGCTGTGCAGGAGGGCGAGACGGCGACGGACTATCAGGCCCGCACAGAGCAGTACTGGATAAAAGTCGCACGACGGAACATGGGCCCCGACCCCAAGGACAAAAAGGTGGCCAAGGTGGCCCAGGCCATGGCCAAAGTCTTCTATGAAGACCAGTAG
- the klhdc4 gene encoding kelch domain-containing protein 4 isoform X2 produces MGKKGKKEKKVKGAEKTAAKMEKKVSKRSKREEEDLEALIAEFQTLDAKKTQVVETTCPPPSPRLNASFSAHPEKDELILFGGEFFNGKKTYLYNDLFFYNIKKNCWVKSEIPNPPPPRCSHQAVVVPQGGGQLWVFGGEFASPNGEQFYHYKDLWVLHLSTHTWENIKAPGGPSGRSGHRMVLSKRQLLVFGGFHESTRDFIYYNDVYTFSLDSFSWSRLAPSGSAPCPRSACQLTSTPDGTGVIVYGGYSKVRVKKEVEKGTIHTDMFLLKRDGKEGQEKWSWSRVSPSGSKPHPRSGFSLAVGPGGRAVLFGGVCDEEEEETLEGDFYNDLYLYDTVKNRWFPGLLRGNRTEKKKRRRGKKAGAEGDAAEKEQDEEEAAPQGPTEVVKEIVTEDGTVMTIKEVIPGLHEEEQDDDEDEDEEDDGSAAAPLVEPCPRSSAMATARQGKLFLYGGMFEVGDRQFTLNDLYCLDLHKMEQWEVLVEMDPKTQEWLEESESEGDDDEEEEEEAAKGAEGEDEESEEESEEEEDEEEHPAVQEGETATDYQARTEQYWIKVARRNMGPDPKDKKVAKVAQAMAKVFYEDQ; encoded by the exons atggggaaaaaaggaaaaaaggagaaaaaggtAAAAGGAGCGGAGAAAACAGCCgcgaaaatggagaaaaaagtgTCAAAGAGGTCCAAACGAGAGGAG GAGGATTTAGAGGCTTTAATAGCGGAGTTTCAGACTCTCGATGCAAAGAAAACTCAAGTTGTAGAGACGACCTGTCCGCCTCCATCACCAAG attgaaTGCATCTTTCTCTGCTCATCCTGAAAAAGATGAGCTAATTCTGTTCGGAGGAGAATTCTTCAATGGAAAGAAG accTATCTGTACAATGATCTGTTTTTTTACAACATTAAGAAGAACTGCTGGGTTAAATCAGAGATTCCCAACCCACCTCCACCACGCTGCTCCCACCAG GCGGTGGTAGTTCCCCAGGGTGGTGGGCAGCTCTGGGTCTTCGGGGGGGAGTTCGCCTCACCAAATGGGGAGCAGTTCTACCACTACAAGGACCTCTGGGTGCTTCACCTGTCTACACACACCTGGGAAAACATCAA gGCGCCTGGTGGTCCGTCGGGCCGCAGCGGCCACAGGATGGTCCTCAGCAAGAggcagctgctggtgtttggaGGTTTCCATGAAAGCACAAG GGATTTCATCTACTACAATGACGTCTACACTTTCTCCCTGGACTCCTTCTCCTGGTCCCGCCTCGCGccgtctggctccgccccctgcccTCGGTCCGCCTGCCAGTTGACCTCCACGCCGGACGGCACGGGCGTCATCGTGTACGGGGGTTACTCCAAAGTG agggtgaagaaggaggtggagaagggGACGATCCACACCGACATGTTTCTCCTGAAGAGGGACGGCAAAGAAGGCCAAG AGaagtggtcctggtccagggtCAGCCCCTCAGGCAGCAAGCCGCACCCCCGCTCAGGTTTCTCCCTGGCGGTGGGCCCGGGGGGGCGGGCGGTGCTGTTCGGGGGGGTTtgtgacgaggaggaggaggagactctgGAGGGGGACTTCTACAACGACCTGTACCTGTACGACACGGTGAAGAACCGCTGGTTCCCCGGCCTGCTGCGG GGAAACAGGACGGAGAAGAAGAAACGACGGAGGGGCAAGAAGGCCGGAGCAGAGGGGGATGCAGCGGAGAaggagcaggacgaggaggaggcggcgcctCAAGGGCCCACCGAGGTCGTCAAGGAGATCGTGACAGAGGACGGCACCGTGATGACCATCAAGGAGGTGATCCCCGGACTCcacgaggaggagcaggacgacgacgaagacgaggatgaggaggacgacG GGTCTGCGGCGGCGCCCCTGGTGGAGCCCTGCCCGCGCTCCAGCGCCATGGCGACGGCGCGCCAGGGGAAGCTCTTCCTGTACGGCGGGATGTTCGAGGTGGGCGACCGCCAGTTCACCCTGAACGACCTCTACTGCCTGGACCTGCACAAGATGGAGCAGTGGGAGGTTCTGGTGGAAATGGATCCCA AGACGCAGGAGTGGCTGGAAGAGTCTGAGTCAGAGggcgatgatgatgaagaggaggaggaagaggcggcgAAGGGAGCAGAAGGGGAGGAtgaggagtcagaggaggagagcgaagaggaggaag ATGAAGAGGAGCACCCCGCTGTGCAGGAGGGCGAGACGGCGACGGACTATCAGGCCCGCACAGAGCAGTACTGGATAAAAGTCGCACGACGGAACATGGGCCCCGACCCCAAGGACAAAAAGGTGGCCAAGGTGGCCCAGGCCATGGCCAAAGTCTTCTATGAAGACCAGTAG